The Syntrophorhabdales bacterium DNA window ACTCCTTTTTACCATCCTGATGTGCATATCGTGCTCTTCGATCCGCACCGTCCAGGTCATGAACTCTCCTATTACCCGGGCGAGAGTAACATGCTCATGGCTGACATTGCTATCATCAACAAGGTAGTCACTGCCCCGTGGGGAAACGTGGAGAAAGTAAGGGACAACATCAGACGACACGCACCAAGGGCCGAAATTGTTCTTGCGGAATCCCCTGTCTTGGTCAGTCATCCTGAACTCATAAGGGGAAAGCGTGTCCTGGTGGTTGAAGACGGTCCCACGCTCACTCACGGGGGCATGGCTTATGGCGCGGGGTTGATCGCCGCCAGAGAGCATGGGGCCGCCGAGATAATCGACCCCCGGCCCTTTGCTCGAGGTACCATCGCTGAGACCTACCGGCTCTATCCGCATATCGGCGCGGTGCTTCCTGCCACGGGCTATAGCCCTCACCAGATCAGCGATCTTGAAGAGACTATCAATGACACGGCGTGTGACCTTGTCCTTTTTGCTACGCCTATTCACCTGACGAGAATCCTTTCTCTCAACAAGCCGGCCCTGCGCGTTCGCTATGAGTACAGAGACCATGGGGAGCCGCTGCTCGATGATCTTCTTGCCAGGCGGATGCAACCCTGGATTACAAAGAGCGAGCGTGGAACGGGGGAATAAGATTGTCTCCGCATAAAGATCACCAGAAGAAGATCCTGCTTGTAGCTCTCGGCGGAAATGCGCTGATAAAAAAAGATCAAATCGGCACTGCGGAGGAGCAGTTTCAGAATCTCAGGACCCCCATGCGGCAGATCGCGCGGCTTTCCCGACACTACCGCATTATCATTACTCACGGCAATGGACCTCAGGTGGGCAACCTGCTCCTTCAGGAGGAATGCTGTGACGTGGCTCCCAAGATGCCCCTCGAGATTCTGGTGGCCCAGACGCAGGGCCAGATCGGTTACATGATCGAATCAACGCTGGACAGCGAACTGATGAAAGCCGGCATTACCGGGAAGAACCTGGTGAGCCTGATCAGCTACGTGGTCGTGGATGAACATGACCCTGCCTTCAAAAATCCATCAAAACCTATCGGTCCGCCTTATGCGGCGGAACGAGTCACGGCCCTTCCCTACCCGACAGTGAAAACGGAGAAGGGATACCGGCGCGTTGTGGCTTCGCCGAGACCCATTACCATCGTGGAGAAACGCGAGATTAGAAAACTCATCGAGACGGATTTTATCGTCATCTGCTGCGGCGGCGGGGGTATCCCGGTGGTGCGGGAAGGC harbors:
- the arcC gene encoding carbamate kinase — its product is MSPHKDHQKKILLVALGGNALIKKDQIGTAEEQFQNLRTPMRQIARLSRHYRIIITHGNGPQVGNLLLQEECCDVAPKMPLEILVAQTQGQIGYMIESTLDSELMKAGITGKNLVSLISYVVVDEHDPAFKNPSKPIGPPYAAERVTALPYPTVKTEKGYRRVVASPRPITIVEKREIRKLIETDFIVICCGGGGIPVVREGRAFSGVDAVIDKDLASARLAMETGVDIFLIATDVQGVALHYGEKDQEFVHTLTVKAASRYLKEGRFPPGSMGPKVEAAIEFIRHGGERAVITSLEAIEEAVCGNAGTEVVR